Proteins from a single region of Sphingopyxis sp. BSN-002:
- a CDS encoding cellulose synthase operon protein YhjQ/BcsQ, protein MNAPFKAAGLRDPFNAFVCDDDTLELIRAATADMGWPVEKCNKGGLRNAVQSLSVSASPNILFVDMSESGDPINDINALAEVCEPGTVVIAAGQVNDVRLYRDLLSSGIQDYLLKPLSLDQVRESLTMAQAMLSAPKHSDMHDDKPHHMMAVVGVRGGVGASMVSTSLAWAISEQGERQTALLDLDVHFGTGALTLDLEPGRGLIDAIDNPSRIDGLFIERAMVRASDKLSLLSAEAPIHQPVMTDGSAFFQLEEELRNAFEMTIVDIPRQVLIPFPHLVSEVGTILLVSDVTLASARDTIRLLSWFKQNVPGARVILVANKFQTAIGELSRKEFESSIERQIDITIPFDPKLISQAAKLGKSYAEICKGTKAAAVWTSLMRLVLDGADERAEESHAPSAKGKSGGSLLGKLGGLGSLVSKKGAK, encoded by the coding sequence GTGAACGCTCCTTTCAAAGCAGCCGGGCTGCGTGACCCCTTCAATGCGTTCGTCTGCGACGACGATACGCTTGAGCTGATCCGTGCGGCGACCGCCGACATGGGCTGGCCGGTCGAGAAGTGCAACAAGGGCGGCCTGCGCAATGCGGTCCAGTCGCTTTCGGTATCGGCAAGCCCGAACATCCTGTTCGTCGACATGTCGGAATCAGGTGACCCGATCAACGACATCAACGCGCTGGCCGAAGTCTGCGAACCCGGGACGGTCGTTATCGCGGCCGGACAGGTCAACGACGTTCGCCTGTATCGCGACCTGCTTTCGAGCGGGATTCAGGATTATCTCCTGAAACCGCTGTCGCTCGACCAGGTCCGTGAATCGCTCACGATGGCGCAGGCGATGCTGTCGGCGCCCAAGCATTCCGACATGCACGACGACAAGCCGCACCACATGATGGCGGTCGTGGGCGTACGCGGCGGCGTCGGTGCCTCGATGGTGTCGACCTCGCTTGCCTGGGCGATCAGCGAACAGGGCGAACGCCAGACCGCGCTGCTCGATCTCGATGTGCATTTCGGCACGGGTGCGCTGACGCTCGACCTCGAGCCCGGCCGCGGCCTGATCGACGCGATCGACAATCCGAGCCGTATCGACGGCCTGTTCATCGAGCGCGCCATGGTGCGCGCTTCGGACAAGCTCAGCCTGCTGTCGGCCGAGGCGCCGATCCACCAGCCGGTGATGACCGACGGTTCGGCCTTCTTCCAGCTGGAGGAAGAACTGCGCAACGCGTTCGAGATGACGATCGTCGACATCCCGCGTCAGGTCCTGATCCCCTTCCCGCACCTCGTGTCGGAAGTCGGGACGATCCTGCTCGTCAGCGACGTGACGCTCGCCTCGGCGCGTGACACGATCCGCCTGCTGTCCTGGTTCAAACAGAATGTCCCGGGCGCCCGCGTGATTCTCGTCGCCAACAAGTTCCAGACCGCGATCGGCGAACTGTCGCGCAAGGAATTCGAATCGTCGATCGAACGCCAGATCGATATCACCATTCCCTTTGACCCCAAGCTGATCAGCCAGGCCGCAAAGCTGGGCAAATCCTATGCGGAAATCTGCAAGGGCACGAAGGCGGCGGCCGTCTGGACCAGCCTCATGCGGCTGGTGCTCGATGGCGCCGACGAGCGCGCAGAGGAAAGCCACGCGCCGTCGGCGAAGGGCAAATCGGGCGGCTCGCTGCTCGGCAAGCTCGGCGGCCTCGGCTCGCTGGTGTCCAAAAAGGGCGCGAAATAA
- a CDS encoding CpaD family pilus assembly protein, whose product MKKIATFTALALSASLAGCTGTGSSNQGLDSVHQPLVRNTIYQFDVAAGSGELAPSEQGRLQGWLDAMGVRYGDRIAIEDPSVYGASEAHATIRTMIERRGLMLTDEVPVTTGPIAPGSLRVVVTRATAHVPGCPDWSSKSAINLNNSTSSNYGCATNSNLAAMVADPNDLIKGATAKENDPTSATRAIKVYREKPPTGAGELKSQPTSNSGGGQ is encoded by the coding sequence ATGAAGAAGATCGCAACCTTTACCGCTCTGGCATTGTCGGCGTCGCTGGCGGGATGCACGGGCACCGGAAGCAGCAATCAGGGCCTCGATTCGGTCCATCAGCCGCTCGTCCGGAACACCATCTACCAGTTCGACGTTGCCGCCGGCAGCGGCGAGCTGGCACCCAGCGAACAGGGCCGTCTCCAGGGCTGGCTCGACGCAATGGGTGTTCGCTATGGCGACCGCATCGCGATCGAGGATCCCTCGGTCTACGGCGCGAGCGAAGCGCATGCGACGATCCGTACGATGATCGAACGCCGCGGCCTGATGCTGACCGACGAAGTGCCGGTGACCACCGGCCCGATCGCACCGGGCAGCCTTCGTGTCGTCGTGACGCGCGCGACCGCCCATGTTCCGGGATGCCCCGACTGGTCGAGCAAGTCGGCGATCAACCTGAACAATTCGACCTCGTCCAACTATGGCTGCGCGACGAACAGCAATCTCGCGGCGATGGTTGCCGACCCGAACGACCTGATCAAGGGCGCGACGGCGAAGGAAAATGACCCAACGTCGGCGACGCGCGCGATCAAGGTCTATCGCGAGAAGCCGCCGACGGGTGCCGGCGAGCTCAAGAGCCAACCGACCAGCAACAGCGGAGGCGGCCAGTGA
- a CDS encoding fumarylacetoacetate hydrolase family protein yields MKLASLKAGRDGRLVVVSDDLAWYADASQIVPTLQAALDNWAYAAPRLAALAEDLNHDAIPKERFHERDAASPLPRAYQWADGSAYVNHVALVRQARGAEMPESFWHDPLIYQGGSDAFLAPRDPIPLGDPAWGCDMEAEVVVVTGDVPAGIDPVAARDHILLVGLTNDVSLRGLIPAELAKGFGFFQSKPSSAMSPVFVTPESLGERWKDGKLHGTLCVDLNGQALGRADAGVDMTFDFGQLVAHAAKTRNLAAGTIIGSGTVSNRDADGGPGKPVADGGLGYSCLAEVRTIETIRQGEPKTPFMQKGDTVRIWMDDERHHSIFGAIEQTVG; encoded by the coding sequence GTGAAACTAGCCTCGCTCAAAGCCGGCCGTGACGGGCGGCTGGTTGTCGTGTCGGACGACCTTGCCTGGTACGCCGACGCCAGCCAGATCGTCCCGACGCTTCAGGCTGCGCTCGACAACTGGGCCTATGCCGCGCCGCGCCTCGCCGCGCTGGCGGAAGACCTCAATCATGACGCGATTCCGAAGGAGCGGTTTCACGAGCGCGACGCGGCATCGCCGCTGCCGCGGGCCTATCAGTGGGCCGACGGCAGCGCCTATGTGAATCACGTCGCGCTGGTCCGTCAGGCGCGCGGGGCCGAAATGCCCGAAAGCTTCTGGCACGATCCGTTGATATACCAGGGCGGCAGCGATGCCTTTCTTGCACCGCGCGACCCGATCCCGCTCGGCGATCCGGCCTGGGGCTGCGACATGGAGGCCGAGGTCGTAGTGGTGACCGGCGATGTGCCTGCGGGTATCGACCCGGTTGCGGCGCGCGATCATATCCTGCTCGTCGGCCTGACCAACGACGTGTCGCTGCGGGGCCTGATCCCGGCCGAGCTGGCCAAGGGCTTCGGATTCTTTCAGTCCAAGCCGTCGAGCGCGATGTCGCCGGTGTTCGTGACCCCCGAATCGCTTGGCGAACGGTGGAAGGACGGCAAGTTGCACGGCACGCTCTGTGTCGATCTCAACGGGCAAGCCTTGGGGCGCGCCGACGCGGGTGTCGATATGACGTTCGATTTCGGTCAGCTGGTGGCGCACGCCGCGAAAACCCGCAATCTGGCGGCAGGGACGATCATCGGGTCGGGCACCGTTTCGAATCGCGACGCCGACGGTGGTCCCGGCAAACCGGTCGCCGATGGCGGCCTGGGCTATAGCTGCCTTGCCGAGGTGCGCACGATCGAGACGATCCGGCAGGGCGAACCGAAAACGCCCTTCATGCAGAAGGGCGATACGGTTCGCATCTGGATGGATGACGAACGGCACCACAGCATTTTCGGCGCGATCGAACAGACGGTCGGATGA
- a CDS encoding prepilin peptidase: MENAPITFGLMALLAILMIVAAISDLRSRSISNGLNATIALLAIPFWIAGGMAVWPDMAVQFGAAFAVFLVFAGLFAIGAMGGGDVKMIGGVMLWIPLNLFLETLTVMAIGGGILSAAMLIHSKIRPSDKVIEVPYGVAIAASGLWALHQQYLNHFQSIA, from the coding sequence ATGGAAAACGCTCCGATCACGTTCGGCCTGATGGCATTGCTCGCCATCCTCATGATCGTCGCGGCGATCAGCGATCTGCGTTCCCGATCGATCTCGAACGGCCTCAACGCGACCATCGCGCTTCTCGCCATTCCCTTCTGGATCGCTGGCGGAATGGCCGTCTGGCCCGACATGGCGGTACAGTTCGGCGCCGCTTTCGCCGTCTTTCTGGTCTTTGCCGGCCTGTTCGCGATCGGTGCGATGGGCGGCGGCGACGTAAAGATGATCGGCGGCGTGATGCTGTGGATTCCGCTAAATCTGTTCCTCGAAACGCTCACGGTGATGGCAATCGGCGGCGGTATTCTGTCGGCTGCGATGCTGATCCATTCGAAAATTCGCCCTTCGGACAAGGTGATAGAAGTCCCCTATGGGGTCGCCATCGCCGCCTCCGGCCTTTGGGCGCTTCACCAACAATATCTTAACCACTTTCAGTCTATCGCTTGA
- a CDS encoding type II secretion system F family protein, which translates to MNSNFLLTAAFSGAQSGPTLLGVDVVWAATMMAAVGVGAVLFAIYGALTVRNPMTKRVKALNDRREQLKAGITASTTKRRAKLVRKNQHADKMRTFLGKLQVLQESQIKDVQQKLAQAGIRSKDLAVAVIFGRLVLPIVFGGVAAFLIYWVDMWPDMTTTKRSLATMAALILGYKAPDLFVDNKRQKRTDKIRKGLPDALDLLVICAEAGLTVDTAFSRVSKELGRAYPELGEEFALTSIELGFLTERRQAFENLAYRVNLESVKGVVTTMIQTEKYGTPLASALRVLSAEFRNERMMRAEEKAARLPAIMTVPLILFILPCLFIVILGPAACSLSDAMSGGSFGGKG; encoded by the coding sequence ATGAACAGCAATTTCCTCCTCACTGCCGCCTTCTCGGGAGCCCAGAGCGGCCCGACGCTGCTCGGCGTCGATGTCGTGTGGGCCGCGACGATGATGGCCGCGGTCGGGGTTGGTGCGGTCCTTTTCGCCATCTATGGCGCGCTCACTGTCCGCAATCCGATGACAAAGCGCGTCAAGGCGCTCAACGACCGCCGCGAACAGCTCAAGGCGGGCATTACCGCATCGACCACGAAGCGCCGCGCCAAGCTGGTCCGCAAGAATCAGCATGCCGACAAGATGCGCACATTCCTCGGCAAGCTGCAGGTTCTGCAGGAAAGCCAGATCAAGGATGTGCAGCAGAAGCTGGCGCAGGCGGGCATCCGCTCGAAGGATCTGGCCGTCGCGGTCATTTTCGGGCGCCTCGTCCTGCCGATCGTGTTCGGCGGCGTCGCGGCATTCCTGATCTATTGGGTCGATATGTGGCCCGACATGACGACCACGAAGCGCTCGCTTGCGACGATGGCCGCGCTGATCCTCGGCTACAAGGCGCCCGACCTGTTCGTCGACAACAAGCGGCAAAAGCGCACCGACAAGATTCGCAAGGGTCTTCCCGACGCGCTCGACCTGCTCGTGATCTGCGCCGAGGCCGGCCTGACCGTGGACACCGCCTTTTCGCGCGTGTCGAAGGAACTGGGCCGCGCCTATCCCGAACTGGGTGAGGAATTCGCGCTGACGTCGATCGAACTCGGCTTCCTGACCGAACGCCGCCAAGCGTTCGAGAATCTGGCCTATCGCGTCAATCTGGAATCGGTGAAGGGCGTGGTCACGACCATGATCCAGACCGAAAAATACGGTACGCCGCTTGCCAGCGCGCTACGCGTCCTTTCGGCCGAATTCCGCAACGAGCGCATGATGCGCGCCGAAGAAAAGGCTGCACGCCTGCCCGCCATCATGACGGTGCCGCTGATCCTTTTCATTCTGCCGTGCCTGTTCATCGTCATTCTCGGCCCGGCGGCCTGTTCGCTCAGCGACGCGATGTCGGGGGGCAGCTTCGGCGGCAAGGGCTGA
- a CDS encoding type II secretion system F family protein: protein MNLPLILTITAVFVALGMLVLAFAGPSVGKAKTRRLATVRDRHANSTEAVVAAQMRRTIAATSAGSSLSSLIPRRDLMEKRLRRTGKNWNLSQYAFVSMGLFVVVTGTLLVLRTPFPLALLVGLLGGIWLPFAVVGRLITRRVNAFTARFPDAIDLLVRGLKSGLPVTETFQVVSHELPGPVGEEFRGVVERIRIGNTMEAALQESAEMLGTPEFQFFCITIQIQRETGGNLAETLANLSDVLRKRAQMKLKIKAMSSEAKASAYIVGALPFFVFGIVWMMNPQYLAGFFTEQRLIVTGLGGLGWMSIGVFIMKKMISFEI, encoded by the coding sequence ATGAACTTGCCATTGATCCTTACCATCACGGCGGTCTTTGTGGCCCTCGGCATGCTCGTGCTCGCCTTCGCCGGCCCCTCGGTCGGCAAGGCGAAGACCCGGCGACTGGCGACCGTCCGCGATCGCCATGCCAACTCCACCGAAGCCGTGGTCGCAGCGCAGATGCGCCGCACCATCGCCGCCACGAGCGCGGGAAGCAGCCTTTCGAGTCTCATCCCGCGCCGGGATCTGATGGAAAAGCGCCTGCGCCGGACGGGCAAGAACTGGAATCTCAGTCAGTACGCCTTTGTGTCGATGGGCCTGTTCGTCGTCGTGACGGGCACGCTGCTTGTCCTGCGCACGCCGTTCCCGCTTGCATTGCTCGTCGGCCTTCTCGGCGGCATCTGGCTTCCTTTCGCAGTTGTCGGCCGCCTGATCACGCGCCGCGTGAATGCGTTCACGGCACGTTTTCCCGACGCGATCGACCTGCTCGTTCGCGGCCTGAAATCGGGTCTCCCCGTCACCGAAACCTTTCAGGTCGTCAGCCACGAACTGCCCGGCCCGGTGGGTGAGGAATTCCGTGGCGTCGTCGAACGCATCCGCATCGGTAATACGATGGAAGCCGCGCTTCAGGAATCGGCCGAAATGCTGGGGACGCCCGAATTCCAGTTCTTCTGCATCACGATCCAGATTCAGCGCGAAACCGGCGGCAACCTCGCCGAAACGCTGGCCAATCTGTCGGACGTTCTGCGCAAGCGCGCCCAGATGAAGCTCAAGATCAAGGCGATGTCGTCGGAAGCCAAGGCGTCGGCCTATATCGTCGGCGCGCTGCCCTTCTTTGTGTTCGGCATCGTCTGGATGATGAATCCGCAGTATCTCGCGGGCTTCTTTACCGAACAGCGGCTGATCGTCACCGGACTCGGTGGACTCGGCTGGATGAGCATCGGCGTCTTCATCATGAAAAAAATGATCAGCTTCGAGATCTGA
- a CDS encoding choice-of-anchor A family protein: protein MSLALRSFAPAAFVAATLAVSPVLAQSASTITGIDALKEWNLVVLGNLESSSEVEGRTFVGGNLTGNSSNYNIRGGSPSPNGQPGLTVVGDVNGGHKNLNNGSGAVVGGNVNSGFNLNGSPQTVKVGGTISNTNVNQNTVVSNLGTSDPAFTVRLQQQKSDLKDSMGSLSFSMGTLTSNSQLTIQGNRGTFNAQPNAQGMAVFNITAADLDKIGEIQFNLNGADTAIVNVSGRVVNLNDNFLGGTNNLGEHVIWNFPDAEQLNVTTAWGGSALAPLADAETRNYIQGSAVFGNLKQNGEMHVGTYAGTYTPPSGGSSSGGGSSGGGSSGDPVAVPEPEMLGLFGVSVAALLYFRRRRAKRGD, encoded by the coding sequence GTGTCCCTTGCCCTTCGTTCCTTCGCCCCGGCGGCCTTTGTCGCGGCGACGCTCGCGGTTTCGCCCGTGCTTGCCCAGTCCGCTTCGACGATCACGGGGATCGACGCGCTCAAGGAATGGAATCTCGTCGTTCTCGGCAATCTCGAATCGTCGTCGGAGGTCGAGGGACGGACGTTCGTCGGCGGAAACCTGACCGGCAATTCGTCCAACTATAATATCCGCGGCGGTTCGCCTTCGCCGAACGGCCAGCCGGGTCTGACGGTCGTCGGCGACGTGAACGGCGGACACAAGAATTTGAACAACGGATCGGGCGCCGTCGTCGGTGGCAACGTCAACAGCGGGTTCAACCTCAACGGTTCCCCGCAGACGGTGAAGGTCGGCGGCACGATCAGCAATACGAACGTCAATCAGAATACCGTCGTGTCGAACCTCGGCACGAGCGACCCGGCTTTCACGGTCCGGCTTCAGCAGCAGAAGAGCGATCTCAAGGACAGCATGGGCAGCCTGTCGTTCAGCATGGGAACGCTGACCTCGAACAGCCAGCTGACGATCCAGGGCAATCGCGGTACCTTCAATGCCCAGCCGAACGCACAGGGCATGGCGGTTTTCAACATCACCGCGGCCGATCTCGACAAGATCGGCGAAATCCAGTTCAACCTGAACGGCGCCGACACCGCGATCGTCAATGTCAGCGGCCGTGTCGTCAATCTGAACGACAATTTCCTCGGCGGCACGAACAACCTTGGCGAGCATGTGATCTGGAATTTTCCGGATGCCGAGCAACTCAATGTGACGACCGCGTGGGGCGGTTCGGCTCTCGCGCCGCTCGCCGATGCCGAGACGCGCAACTATATCCAGGGGTCGGCCGTCTTCGGCAATCTGAAGCAGAATGGCGAGATGCACGTCGGCACTTACGCGGGTACCTATACCCCTCCGTCCGGCGGGTCGTCGTCGGGGGGCGGGTCTTCGGGTGGCGGATCGAGCGGAGACCCCGTCGCGGTGCCCGAGCCCGAGATGCTTGGCCTGTTCGGGGTGAGCGTCGCGGCGCTGCTCTATTTCCGGCGGCGCCGCGCGAAGCGCGGAGACTAG
- a CDS encoding ATP-binding protein translates to MFDRLSSLVAALTLVAIAAIFAALAGGDALTIAILAIAGCAGAAIVYGALPSPPPEPRDEPAVEAPPVSLLRHPDFALWVDQEEEPLIGISGNVVTIVNDAAVRLLGRHIVGADIRTAIRHPAATEWLARIGGDGPLETLNLVDFPRPGQRWTMRIATLSGSDRIIFLSDRSAIDAADRMRSDFVANASHELRTPLAAILGYVETLQDMNGEADAPMRHRFLSIIEREAGRMQQLVIDLLSISRVEADRFRRPTASVDLAAIVRTTIAQLQDSEKARPKDIVAIPGDGSQPVLGDAAQLGQLAHNIISNAMKYGRDGTPVTVELLREGQRVRLSVRDEGEGIAPDHIPRLTERFYRVDEARSRSVGGTGLGLAIVKHISERHQGQLDIESELGKGTKVSVTFPLAGEA, encoded by the coding sequence ATGTTCGACCGTCTCTCGAGCCTTGTCGCGGCCCTGACATTGGTCGCCATCGCGGCGATCTTCGCTGCGCTGGCCGGCGGCGATGCCCTGACCATCGCGATACTGGCCATTGCAGGCTGCGCGGGAGCGGCGATCGTCTATGGCGCGCTGCCGTCTCCGCCACCCGAACCGAGAGACGAGCCTGCGGTCGAGGCGCCGCCCGTTTCGCTTCTTCGCCACCCCGACTTCGCGCTGTGGGTCGATCAGGAAGAAGAGCCGCTGATCGGCATCTCGGGCAATGTCGTGACCATCGTCAACGACGCCGCCGTCCGCCTCCTCGGCCGGCACATCGTCGGCGCCGACATCCGCACGGCGATCCGGCACCCCGCGGCGACCGAATGGCTGGCGCGGATCGGCGGGGACGGCCCACTCGAAACGCTCAATCTCGTCGATTTTCCGCGCCCCGGACAGCGATGGACGATGCGCATAGCGACATTGTCGGGCAGCGACCGCATCATCTTTCTCTCCGACCGCTCCGCGATCGACGCTGCCGACCGGATGCGGTCCGACTTCGTGGCCAACGCCAGCCATGAACTGCGCACGCCTCTCGCCGCTATTCTCGGTTACGTCGAGACGCTGCAGGATATGAACGGCGAGGCAGACGCCCCCATGCGGCATCGCTTTCTGTCGATCATCGAACGTGAGGCGGGACGGATGCAACAGCTCGTCATCGACCTTCTCTCGATATCGCGCGTCGAAGCCGATCGCTTCCGGCGCCCGACGGCGTCCGTCGATCTGGCAGCCATTGTGCGTACGACGATCGCCCAGCTTCAGGATAGCGAAAAGGCGCGGCCAAAGGATATCGTCGCGATACCGGGAGACGGCAGCCAACCGGTTCTCGGCGACGCCGCCCAGCTAGGCCAGCTTGCGCACAATATCATATCCAACGCGATGAAATACGGCCGCGACGGTACGCCCGTCACGGTCGAACTGCTGCGCGAGGGGCAGCGCGTCCGGCTGTCCGTCCGCGACGAAGGCGAAGGCATCGCGCCCGACCACATCCCCCGCCTGACCGAACGCTTCTATCGCGTCGACGAGGCGCGCAGCCGCTCGGTCGGGGGCACCGGCCTCGGCCTCGCGATCGTCAAGCATATCAGCGAGCGTCATCAGGGCCAGCTCGATATCGAAAGCGAGCTCGGCAAAGGCACCAAGGTCTCGGTGACCTTCCCGCTGGCGGGCGAAGCCTAG
- the cpaB gene encoding Flp pilus assembly protein CpaB, whose protein sequence is MDTRKIMLIVGALVIAIGAAFGVNQMMRGATAPQARAAAAPDINGPMILVATRQLPAGTIIGPDSFRFQPWPKELVEKAYFMKEKTDVQTLVGTVVRYPITAGQPLTQGALVHPDDRGFLAAALGPGMRAVTVKVSLEQGVAGFVFPGDRVDVVLAQTIEIDQEKSSYPDKQLFTAETIVRNVRVLATDQRYDAEDETGKTPVRTFGSVTLEATPEIAERIAVAQDMGKLSLALRPLAESSGDLEAAIASGDVNVPSKGGTAAEKKMLADAAGRPSSGRGSATTGGDVSRFWIPVSGRVQNSRPAPQQAYGGSAPAGSGAPAAPRGPVVRVTRGDTMTEVPVGGK, encoded by the coding sequence ATGGATACGCGAAAGATTATGCTGATCGTCGGCGCGCTGGTGATTGCCATCGGCGCGGCGTTCGGGGTCAACCAGATGATGCGCGGCGCAACGGCGCCCCAGGCGCGTGCCGCGGCCGCGCCGGACATCAACGGCCCCATGATCCTCGTCGCCACCCGGCAGCTGCCGGCGGGCACGATCATCGGACCGGACAGCTTCCGCTTCCAGCCCTGGCCGAAGGAATTGGTCGAGAAGGCCTATTTCATGAAGGAAAAGACCGACGTCCAGACGCTGGTCGGCACGGTCGTGCGCTATCCGATCACCGCGGGCCAGCCGCTGACGCAGGGCGCACTCGTCCATCCCGACGATCGCGGCTTCCTCGCCGCGGCGCTCGGCCCGGGCATGCGCGCCGTCACCGTCAAGGTTTCGCTTGAACAGGGCGTGGCCGGCTTCGTCTTCCCGGGTGACCGCGTCGACGTCGTTCTCGCCCAGACGATCGAGATCGATCAGGAAAAGAGCAGCTATCCCGACAAGCAGCTGTTCACGGCTGAAACCATCGTGCGCAACGTCCGCGTCCTTGCGACCGACCAGCGCTACGATGCCGAGGACGAGACCGGCAAGACCCCGGTCCGCACCTTCGGTTCGGTGACGCTGGAAGCGACGCCCGAAATCGCCGAACGCATCGCGGTCGCGCAGGACATGGGCAAGCTGTCGCTGGCACTTCGCCCGCTCGCCGAAAGCAGCGGCGACCTCGAAGCCGCAATCGCATCGGGCGACGTCAATGTGCCCAGCAAGGGCGGCACCGCCGCCGAGAAGAAGATGCTCGCCGATGCCGCAGGCCGGCCGAGCTCGGGTCGCGGGTCGGCCACGACGGGCGGCGACGTGTCGCGCTTCTGGATCCCGGTCAGCGGCCGCGTCCAGAACAGCCGTCCGGCTCCGCAGCAGGCCTATGGCGGCAGTGCGCCCGCCGGGTCGGGTGCTCCTGCAGCACCCCGGGGTCCGGTGGTCCGTGTGACGCGCGGCGATACGATGACCGAAGTTCCGGTTGGGGGTAAGTAA
- a CDS encoding type II and III secretion system protein family protein yields the protein MNSKSNFMAATLARTLAIGLVAATLVSAPAQQASAQATQNANSSIDLSVGRGRLISLSAPMTDVFVASDEVADVQVRSSRQLYIFGKKPGETSIYATDASGRVVYSTVARVGNNIETIDQMLSLAMPDAKISSNTMNGFVLLTGTVQSPDDAAEAERLVQAFVGDGTKVLSRLRTATPLQVNLQVRIAEVNRTLVKEISGNLLTRDQDGPLGNGFLGGVFGGRSAGSIQFEGEGTPPLGPGGVRYNITTPSGTRSLAGAGRLFGLDLIASLDMGERSGMVVTLAQPNLTAISGETADFLAGGEFPIPIPGNFAGTTIEYRKYGVSLAYTPTVLSNGRISLRVRPEVSELSTEGAIELDGFQIPALTVRRAETTVELGSGESFMIAGLMNNRSIGAIDKMPGLGDVPLLGMLFKSDSFRRGETELVIVVTPYLVNPVSANDIKLPTDAYQDTNDLKRLLLNQQTSGVTGGDRPKPQLESSVVDADRPRGGSSDAAPGFSLKK from the coding sequence ATGAACAGCAAGTCCAACTTCATGGCCGCGACCCTCGCGCGCACCCTGGCCATCGGCCTGGTCGCCGCGACCCTGGTCTCCGCCCCGGCCCAGCAGGCTTCGGCCCAGGCCACGCAGAACGCCAACAGCAGCATCGACCTGTCGGTGGGCCGTGGCCGCCTGATCAGCCTCTCGGCGCCGATGACCGACGTGTTCGTCGCCAGCGACGAAGTCGCCGACGTCCAGGTCCGTTCGAGCCGCCAGCTCTATATCTTCGGCAAGAAGCCCGGCGAAACGAGCATCTATGCGACCGATGCCAGCGGCCGGGTGGTCTATTCGACCGTCGCCCGCGTCGGCAACAACATCGAGACGATCGACCAGATGCTGTCGCTGGCCATGCCGGATGCCAAGATCTCGTCGAACACCATGAACGGCTTCGTCCTGCTGACCGGCACCGTCCAGTCGCCCGACGACGCCGCCGAAGCCGAGCGCCTCGTTCAGGCCTTCGTCGGCGACGGCACCAAGGTTCTTTCGCGCCTTCGCACCGCGACGCCGCTGCAGGTCAACCTGCAGGTCCGCATCGCCGAAGTGAACCGGACGCTGGTCAAGGAAATCAGCGGAAACCTGCTGACGCGCGACCAAGACGGACCCTTGGGTAACGGCTTTCTGGGCGGCGTGTTCGGTGGCCGTTCGGCAGGGTCGATCCAGTTCGAAGGCGAAGGTACGCCTCCCCTCGGGCCGGGCGGCGTTCGCTATAACATCACCACGCCCAGCGGGACGCGCAGTCTCGCCGGCGCCGGCCGTCTGTTCGGACTCGACCTGATCGCGTCGCTCGATATGGGCGAACGCTCGGGCATGGTCGTCACCCTCGCGCAGCCCAATCTGACCGCGATTTCGGGCGAAACCGCCGACTTCCTTGCGGGTGGCGAATTCCCGATCCCGATCCCCGGCAACTTCGCCGGTACGACGATCGAATATCGCAAATATGGTGTCAGCCTGGCCTATACGCCGACGGTTCTCTCGAACGGCCGTATCAGCCTTCGCGTTCGCCCCGAAGTGTCGGAGCTGTCGACCGAAGGTGCGATCGAACTCGACGGCTTCCAGATCCCGGCCCTGACGGTGCGTCGCGCCGAAACCACGGTCGAACTGGGGTCGGGCGAAAGCTTCATGATCGCGGGCCTGATGAACAACCGCTCGATCGGCGCCATCGACAAGATGCCCGGCCTCGGCGACGTTCCGCTTCTGGGCATGCTGTTCAAGTCGGACAGCTTCCGTCGCGGCGAAACCGAGCTGGTGATCGTCGTCACGCCTTATCTGGTGAACCCGGTATCGGCAAACGACATCAAGCTGCCGACCGACGCCTATCAGGACACGAACGACCTGAAGCGCCTGCTGCTCAACCAGCAGACGAGCGGTGTCACGGGCGGCGACCGTCCGAAGCCGCAACTCGAATCGTCGGTCGTCGACGCCGATCGTCCGCGCGGCGGCAGCAGCGATGCCGCCCCGGGCTTCAGCCTCAAGAAGTGA